A window of the Magnetococcales bacterium genome harbors these coding sequences:
- the rpsT gene encoding 30S ribosomal protein S20 produces MANIKSAMKRARQTIKRNLRNRDAKSRMRTFTKKVLTVVETGDVAKAQEALRAAVSQLAISARKGVIHKNQAARRMRRLNAKVKALATGA; encoded by the coding sequence GTGGCCAACATAAAATCCGCCATGAAGCGTGCCCGGCAAACGATCAAGCGCAATCTGCGCAACCGGGACGCCAAATCGCGTATGCGCACCTTTACCAAAAAGGTGTTGACTGTTGTCGAGACTGGTGATGTCGCCAAGGCACAGGAAGCGCTCCGAGCAGCGGTTTCCCAACTCGCCATTTCGGCCCGTAAAGGTGTCATCCACAAAAATCAGGCTGCCCGCCGCATGCGGCGGCTGAACGCCAAGGTCAAAGCCCTGGCCACGGGCGCCTGA